A stretch of the Takifugu flavidus isolate HTHZ2018 chromosome 1, ASM371156v2, whole genome shotgun sequence genome encodes the following:
- the LOC130530127 gene encoding zona pellucida-like domain-containing protein 1 yields MKTILLLLSMIVRSSQLTVGECGTEARRPQLTDIAVVCGTSAINLAIQVCPVIYTGYNETLLILNHMLDPACRATLDDSVTPPVARFSFPLNMTNACGSTFMTTSAAGTGIFSDFSNIQTVNISGVIRSIDPTTGTITYNAELKYYYSCAYPLEYLVNNTQVDVSASSIAIKDNNGSFISTLSLGLFTNTNYTQPLVMPALGIELRTSVYVQVKATNLTGQYHVLLDRCYASISPLPDNSSYFNLLVPCSKDPFTTIIENGDSQSARFHFPAFRFIEQQNQSVSTYYLHCITRLCEMSTCSTFKQCNNRRRRNAVDTSNLDTSKTYTLSSAKIVTKAQTNEQNSAGRLGLPVGILAFAYFTAVSAGAGF; encoded by the coding sequence ATGAAGACTATTTTACTTTtgctatctatgatagtaagaAGTAGCCAGCTAACCGTGGGCGAGTGTGGAACAGAGGCCCGACGGCCACAGTTAACCGACATTGCGGTGGTGTGTGGTACTTCAGCCATTAATCTGGCAATCCAGGTCTGCCCCGTCATCTACACTGGCTACAACGAGACTCTTCTGATCCTGAACCACATGTTGGACCCTGCCTGTAGAGCTACCCTTGACGATTCTGTGACCCCACCGGTCGCCCGCTTCAGTTTCCCACTGAACATGACCAACGCCTGTGGAAGCACATTCATGACCACCAGCGCAGCAGGAACGGGTATATTCTCAGACTTTTCCAACATCCAGACGGTCAATATCAGCGGCGTCATCCGGTCCATTGATCCCACCACTGGTACCATCACTTACAATGCTGAGCTGAAGTACTACTACTCCTGTGCCTATCCCCTCGAGTATCTGGTCAACAACACCCAGGTCGATGTGTCTGCTTCCTCCATTGCCATCAAGGACAACAATGGAAGTTTCATCAGCACTTTAAGCTTGGGGCTCTTCACCAACACCAACTACACTCAACCGCTGGTCATGCCGGCGCTGGGGATCGAACTGAGGACCAGCGTGTACGTTCAGGTCAAGGCCACCAACTTGACAGGGCAGTACCACGTCCTGCTTGACCGCTGCTatgcctccatctctcccctgCCCGATAACTCCAGCTACTTTAACCTGCTCGTCCCCTGTTCCAAGGATCCGTTCACCACCATAATTGAGAATGGAGACAGCCAGAGCGCCCGCTTCCACTTCCCGGCCTTCCGTTTCATcgagcagcagaaccagagcgTGTCAACCTACTACCTTCACTGCATCACCCGGCTGTGTGAAATGAGCACGTGCAGCACCTTCAAGCAGTGCAAcaaccggaggaggaggaacgccgTGGACACCTCTAATTTAGACACGTCCAAGACTTACACCCTCTCCTCTGCGAAGATCGTCACCAAAGCTCAGACCAATGAGCAAAACTCTGCCGGGAGACTTGGCCTGCCTGTTGGAATCCTTGCCTTTGCTTACTTTACTGCTGTTAGCGCTGGAGCTGGGTTTTAA
- the wdr3 gene encoding LOW QUALITY PROTEIN: WD repeat-containing protein 3 (The sequence of the model RefSeq protein was modified relative to this genomic sequence to represent the inferred CDS: inserted 1 base in 1 codon) — MGLTKQYLRYVASAVFGVIGSQKANIAYVTLRGGEKGRYIAAAACEHVFIWDVRKGEKVMILEGQKHEVTFLRPSPDGVSIAVGYEDGAVRIFSLLNGESNVSFNGHKSAVSIICYDELGARLVTGSKDTDVIVWDIINECGLYRLRGHKGLITQALFLKDKNLLVTSSKDSFVKWWDLDTQHCFKTIVGHRSEVWGMVLLDRESRXLTGSADSELRAWDITYLQEVKAEGEPEEKRGKIELVEDEDEGDQEGEADEGPEERILSCKKVGSILREARDRVVSLAADARTGVIACHGNDSILEVFRVLPEAEVQQKMKKKEKRARKKAARAQEETGEDAGELTVKRTLKDEITRLTHIKASAKIRWAECLSCPGGELKVALLLQNNTIETYSLKAASTTPTSNKTARLTLGGHRTDVRTLAFSSDNLAVLSASGDTIKVWNRATLQVIRTMACEYALCSLFVPGDRQIILGTKSGKLQIFELASGSLLETVDAHDGALWSLCLAPDQRGLVTGSADKTVKFWEFELIKDGEMSHKRLTVKHKRTLQLEEDVLCVKFSPDHRLLAVSLLDCTVKLFYTDTLKFFLSLYGHKLPVLCLDICHDSTLIATGSADRNVKIWGLDFGDCHRSMFAHDDSVMFLQFLPKTHLFFTAGKDKKIKQWDADKFEHIQTLEGHHREVWCLAVSPSGDHLVSASHDKSLRLWERTREPVILEEEREMEREAEFEESMSKGDIPVVPGEAPGEAAPAGKKTIETVKAAERIMEALELFKDENRKMEEHKYVCEAAGKQLPPPNPNPILVAFGNISPSRYVLDVIRKVRSSELEVSLLVLPFSYVPELLKLFNGYIQQGLEVELVCRCLFFLLRIHFGQISSNQMLLTVMDQLRTNTVAQVRQIRDVMGFNSAALQFLQREIESREEVTFFAEATGKLKERKRRRTKRERVVLTIA; from the exons ATGGGGTTGACCAAGCAGTACCTGCGCTATGTTGCCAGCGCGGTGTTTGGAGTCATCGGTAGCCAAAAGGCCAACATTGCCTACGTGACCCTgcgggggggagagaagggTCGCTACATTGCTGCGGCGGCGTGTGAACACGTGTTTATCTGGGACGTGCGAAAGGGAGAGAAG GTGATGATCCTGGAGGGTCAGAAACACGAGGTGACCTTTCTCCGACCCTCACCCGATGGCGTCAGTATTGCGGTAGGTTACGAGGACGGCGCGGTGCGGATATTCAGCCTCTTGAACGGCGAGAGCAACGTTTCCTTCAATGGCCACAAGTCTGCCGTCAGCATCATATGCTACGATGAGCTTGGCGCTCGGCTGGTCACAGGCTCCAAG GACACCGACGTTATCGTGTGGGACATCATCAACGAATGTGGACTGTACAGGCTGAGAGGCCACAAAGGCCTCATCACACAGGCCCTGTTCCTCAAAGACAAGAACCTCCTGGTCACGAG CTCCAAGGACAGTTTTGTGAAGTGGTGGGACCTGGACACACAGCACTGCTTCAAGACCATAGTGGGACATCGTAGCGAG GTGTGGGGGATGGTGCTGCTGGACCGGGAGAGCC TGTTGACCGGCTCGGCAGACAGCGAACTCCGAGCCTGGGACATCACCTACCTGCAGGAG GTGAAAGCCGAGGGGGAGCcggaggagaaaagggggaaaattgAGCTGGTGGAAGATGAAGACGAAGGCGACCAGGAAGGTGAAGCTGATGAAGGTCCCGAAGAG cGCATCCTGAGTTGTAAGAAGGTCGGCTCCATCCTGAGAGAGGCCAGAGACCGAGTCGTCTCGCTCGCCGCGGACGCCAGGACCGGCGTCATCGCCTGTCAC GGGAACGATTCCATCCTGGAGGTCTTCAGAGTGCTGCCAGAAGCAGAAgtgcagcagaaaatgaaaaagaaggagaagagagcccGAAAGAAGGCGGCCCG AGCTCAGGAAGAAACGGGCGAGGACGCAGGAGAGTTGACGGTGAAGAGGACGCTGAAGGACGAGATCACCAGATTGACCCACATCAAGGCCTCCGCGAAGATCAG aTGGGCGGAGTGCCTGTCGTGTCCTGGCGGCGAGCTGaaggtggcgctgctgctgcagaacaacaCCATCGAGACCTACAGCCTGAAGGCCGCCAGCACGACGCCCACCAGCAACAAGACGGCCCGCTTGACGCTCGGCGGCCATCGGACGGATGTGCGGACGCTGGCCTTCAGCTCGGACAACCTGGCCGTCCTGTCCGCCTCCGGAGACACCATCAAAGTCTGGAACAG GGCGACGCTGCAGGTGATCCGTACCATGGCGTGCGAATACGCACTCTGCTCGCTCTTCGTgcctggagacagacagatcaTCCTCGGAACAAAG AGCGGGAAGCTGCAGATCTTCGAGCTGGCCTCAGGAAGCCTCTTGGAGACCGTGGACGCTCACGACGGCGCCCTGTGGTCGCTGTGCCTCGCCCCTGACCAG AGGGGGCTTGTAACAGGAAGTGCGGACAAGACGGTGAAGTTCTGGGAGTTTGAGCTGAtaaaggatggagagatgagcCATAA GCGTCTGACGGTGAAACACAAGCGCACTCTTCAGCTGGAAGAAGACGTCCTGTGTGTGAAATTCTCCCCCGACCACAGACTTTTGGCTGTCTCTCTGTTGGACTGCACCGTCAAACTCTTCTACACAGACACGCTGAAG ttCTTCTTGTCTCTGTATGGACACAAGCTGCCCGTCCTTTGTCTGGACATCTGTCAT GACAGCACGCTAATCGCCACCGGCTCTGCTGACAGAAACGTGAAGATCTGGGGTTTGGACTTCGGCGACTGTCACCGCTCCATGTTCGCTCACGACGACAG TGTCATGTTCCTCCAGTTCCTCCCCAAGACTCATCTGTTCTTCACGGCCGGGAAGGACAAGAAGATCAAACAGTGGGACGCCGACAAGTTTGAGCACATCCAGACGCTGGAG GGTCATCATCGGGAGGTTTGGTGTCTGGCCGTCAGCCCCAGCGGCGACCACCTGGTGTCGGCGTCTCACGACAAGTCGCTGCGCCTGTGGGAGAGAACCAGGGAGCCCgtcatcctggaggaggagcgagagatG gagCGAGAGGCGGAGTTTGAGGAGAGCATGTCCAAAGGCGACATCCCAGTG GTACCCGGAGAGGCTCCAGGAGAAGCTGCCCCAGCCGGCAAGAAGACCATCGAGACGGTCAAAGCT GCGGAGAGAATCATGGAGGCTCTGGAGCTGTTCAAGGAcgaaaacaggaagatggaagAACACAAGTACGTCTGCGAGGCTGCAGGCAAACAG CTTCCGCCGCCCAATCCCAACCCGATCCTCGTAGCCTTTGGAAACATCAGC CCGTCGCGCTACGTTCTGGACGTCATCAGGAAGGTCAGATCCAG CGAGCTGGAGGTCTCCCTGCTGGTCCTCCCGTTCTCCTACGTCCCCgagctgctgaagctcttcAACGGCTACATCCAGCAGggcctggaggtggagctggtctGCCGCTGCctgttcttcctcctcag GATCCATTTTGGTCAGATCTCCAGTAACCAGATGCTGCTGACGGTCATGGACCAGCTGCGCACCAACACCGTGGCCCAAGTGCGCCAGATCAGA GACGTGATGGGCTTCAACAGCGCGGCGCTGCAGTTCCTCCAGCGGGAGAtcgagagcagagaggaggtcaCGTTCTTCGCGGAGGCCACGGGGAaactgaaggagaggaagaggaggaggacgaagagggAGCGGGTCGTGCTGACCATCGCTTGA